AAGGCTAAAGGATAGATACCCTTTGATTCCTTGAAGAGCAAATGCCTGTTCCTCATATTTCAAACTGCCAACATTCACATCCGCCTTAGGGCCGCCAGTTACAGAAAAGCCAAGGGCCAGCCCTGCTGCCGAAAATGCTTTGCTTTCTCCTAAATAATTTACATTCTCCGCTTTTCCATAAACTGTATGATTATCTATATCTAAAGTAGCATTTTTAATCTCAGCAGAACTTAAAATATTTCCTGTCACTGTAAACTGGGCATTATCTGCCGTCAGGTTGAATTTTCCCCTCTTAGCCTCCACTCCTGCTTCCACAGTGACTGATATAGGGGAGGTCCCGTTTTCTCCTTCTCCTGCCTCTCCTTTAGCTGCAGATACTTTTCCTCCCAATAAAGTAAATCCGGGGAAGATCTCTGTATTTCCTTCAATCGCCCCTCCAAGAGTTTTAAAATCAAAGCCTGCTTCCTTACTATATTTTAAGTTCGTTCCTGATAAATTAATATTCTTTCCCAGTACAGAAATATTTCCGGCTGCCGACTGAACAGAAAATCCATTTTGGTCGTAGCTTCCCCCTGTGATCTTGGCGGTCATAGATGTGCCGCCCAGGTTAATAGACAAATCCCCGCTAATACCTTGAAGGGAAAAGGCTTTTTCCTCATATTTCAGGCTTCCCACATTCACCTTAACTGCCGTACCTTTTGCTGTAGAAAAGTCAACTGATAAATCAGTGGCTGATATTACATTATTCTCCTTTGAATAATCTAAATTTCCCACTTCACCGTGAATTGTGTTATCTATATCTAAAATGGCATTTACAATATGGGCGTCATTTACGCCGTCGTCTGACACTGTAAATTTTGTATTTTTAGCTGTCAGGCTGAACTTTCCGTTTTTAGCCTCCACTCCTGCTTCTAAGGTTACTGATATAGGGGAAGTCCCTCCTGCTCCTGCCTCTCCTTGTTCACCCTGTACCTCTCCCGAATCGGCGCCTTTACTTACAGATACTTTTCCTTCTTTCAGCGTAAATCCGGAGAATACTTCCACATTTCCTTCTACTCCTCCTTCCAGAGTTTTAAAGTCAAAGCCTGCGTCCTTGCTGTATTTTAATTCTGTTCCTGATAAGGCAATATTCTTTCCCTTTACTGAAATATTTCCGGTGGCGGACGGAACAGAAAATCCGCTTTGATCGTAGCTTCCGTCTGTAATCCCGGCCGTCATAGACAGGCTTCCAAGGTTAAAGGACAAATCCCCGTTTAATCCCTGTAGGAAAAAAGCCTGCTCCTCATATTTCAGACTTCCCACATTAACATTAACTTCTGTACCTTCTGCTGTGGAAAATTTAGCTTTCAAATCAGAAGCTGATATTATATTATTAGCTCTTGAATAGTCTACATTTCCTGCTTCACCATAGATTGTGTTATTATCTATATTCAAAGCTGCGCCTACAATCTGGGCGTCGTTTATACCGCTGCCTGATACTGTAAATTTTGTATTTTTAGCTGTCAGGCTGAATTTTCCTTTTTTAGCCTCCGCTCCTGCTTCCAAAGTGACTGCATAACCAGAGCCGTCCTCACCGTTTTTGGACAAAGCAGCCTTAATATTTTTTAAAGTAAAGGCAGAGCCTATATTGATATCCCCTTCTACATTTCCGCTTAATTGTTCAAAGCTCAAGCCCTGTTCTTTTGTATATATAATATTTTTTCCGCCGACAGTAATGGTTTTATTTTCAACAATCACAGAGCTTTCCAGAGAACCGATTCCCAAACCTGCCTGATTATAAACCACATTTTGAAATGCAGTTTTAAGCACAGTATTTCCTACAGGAATATCTGCATTCCCGCTCATATTTCCCCAGGATAAGCTTGAATCGCCAAATTTATAAAGAATATTCTGAATTGTCATTTCTGCCGTTACTTTCTGACTTCCCGGCAGTTTCCAATCCAAATTTATTTTTATGTCTCCGTTTGCAGTTACTTTCTCCTGATCTAAAAAAATATTAGGTATGTTCACCTGAAACAGAGCCCCAACCTCCAGGTTTGCATTTCCTCCCGTAATATAAGGAACCCACTGTGTTTCACTGCTCCCTACATTAACGGTTTCCCCATTTTCTTCTTTTAACATCCAGGTTCCCTGGCTGCCCTCTTCATTTCCTGAAAAGTTTAAGGAAACATTGTCCTTCTTTATTGATAACCCGCCTATACTAATATCCTTCATCCACTTATTTTCTTTTTTCATGTGGAATTTAGGATTCGCAATATTTAGTGTTTTATTAAATAAGGAAAAATCTTTTAAGTCTGCTGTAAACTCATCAAAGGAAATACCTGAACGGTTAATTTTTACATGTTCTACTGCTGCATTAGCTTTTAAGTCAAAAAACGCCTCGTTTATTCCAACGGCTGCCTCATCCGCCAAAAATGTATCGTCTAAGTCTGTATATTTCATATGGGTAGCTGACAGCTGCAGCATCCCCAGAGAAAGGGCTGCATCCCCTTTGCTCATTACAGCCATTTTCCCAGGCGCCTTAGAATCGTAAATTAAGGTAAAGTCTGTATTTTTCAGGTTATAAACCAGGCCTGCAGGCAGAACCAAAGCAATATTCTGGCTTCTGTACTGCATGATTCCCTCTTCAAACTCATAACCTTTGTATCCATAAAGGCGTATATAGCCGTTATAATCCATCTGGTCCTCTGAGCTTTCAGTGGATATAGCATGAATAGGTTCTTCTGACTGTACCAGGTTATTTGAAGATTCATTAGTAACAGCATTCTCTGCCAGCTGTCTCGCCTGATCCTGCACAGACATATTTTGAGAAGGCTCTGAACCCGCCTCTGTCTCCGGCCCCTCCGTCCTTTCGTTATCCTCTCCTTCTGCAGACTCAGAATTTGTCAGTCTCTCAATGACTTCCAGGCCTTGCTCCACTAATGCGTTTACAGAAGTATTTTCCTCGACTGCTTCTCCTGCCTCCATCTTTTGAATTCCCTGAAACAGTTGATTTTCCGCCTGTTTTAATTTGGAGACAGCGCTATCACCCTGGGTATTTTTTGGCGCAGCTGAAGGCGCCCCTGCCAGACTGTGGTTTTCAAATTTATTTACCTTTTTGTAGGAGCCGAATTTTCTGCCAAACCATCCTTTTATCTTACCCCATGTAGAGATCTCGCTAAGATCGTTTTTCCCTAATTGGCGGTAAACATCTGCAATAAATCCCCATCCATATGCTTTTTGCAGCAGTTCAGACTCATCCTTTGAAATATCGTCTGGTTTTTGATACAAATATGCCAGCAGAATGTCTACAGGAGGCTCTGCCTTTACTTCTCTATATTCTTTTATAATTGCTTCTACGCCGTACTGACGGACTGCAGACATGATCTCATTTTCTCTCATGTCCTTTAGTTCTACATGCCTGGTGTCTGAACTTGCTGCCCTGTCTTTTTTCAGCACATATCTTCTTACTTCCTGTTCTTGAACATTTGCCATATATATTCCCGCCTGTTCTGCCTTTCAGCGCTATTTATAAATGGTTTTTATTTTACCTGAATATTAGTAGTTCCTGGATTCTGAATTTTAATGGTTCCCCCGTAGGCGCACATAAGGCTGCAGGAGTTATTTAAGGCCGGCTTATTTCCCACCAGCACTGTAGGGGACCCTGGAACCCAAGGCCCTGGAATCACAGGTATACATGGCATGGGAGTAAGCGTCCCCAAAGCCGCCGCTGTAGCTGCGGCTACAGTAGGATTTGCCATGGAGCTGCACATGCCAAAAGGCATAATATTTACCATAGGCACATTGTCCATAATGCTGGCCAAAGCCATAGAGGACATGACCTTAGCTGCCGGCAGCACATTCAGCGTAGACGGCGCCATTCCAAAAGAACATTGAAGCATGGCTCCTCCCAATACACAAAATCCCATTGTTAAACCCTCCTCAGCCTTTTTTTGTTATTTCTGCTTCCTGTATTTCCATTTTTCCATTAATTTCATAACAAATCAGGCATAATTCCGCTTGTTCCATATCATTTGGCAGCAAAATTCTGTAATTTCCCTCTCTGTCTGTTCTTCCTCTGAAAGCAGGATAAATACTTGTATCTGCTTTTTTCAGATTTTTGGAAAAAGCTTTATCTATACAGCAGGTTCCGTTTTTTTCGTCTATTTTCTCAATTACTGTAAATTCTACAGTTTTTCCTTTTTTTCCTTCTGTGACAGCAGCCGCCCTACGGCCTTCCATGTAAGCTCCTCCTACATAATAAACAGGAAAAATAGTTCCGTCTTTCTGGGCATTATAATCCTTTAGAAAACGGACGGACTGTTCCTGGCTTAAAGGCACGGCCCATACCTCCATATCTCCAGCTGCTTCTCCCCTTACCTTGGCATACTTTTCACTGCCTGGGTAGCTATTGTTAGGAGACAGCCACACTTTATGAATCTCCAGCTGACTCTCGCTAATATCTATATGTATTGCCGCTTTTTCATAAATAGGGCTTTCAATCACCACATCTATTTCCTGATCTCTGCAGCCTGTTAAAACATAGTATCCGCCTTCTTTTACAGTAATTTTTCCTCCTTCCGGAAGGGAAAATCTTACTGCCCCCGCCTCTGCGCCTCTCCCTGTCAGCATATTGTGGAGGGAGAACACTGCCTGCACCTTTATGGTATGTCTGCTTCTTATCATCCTTATTCTCCATCCTTGTCCTGGAATACCAGATCCATTTCTCTAATTCTTGTAATAGTTCTTAATTTCTCTGACTCCAGCTCTACAGGAGCAACCCGGTAAAACAAAGAAGTGCGGTAAGGTTTCGACTGATCATTCCAGATTTTCATTTTTTCGTCTATGTCCATATCCAGCATGTCGATTCTTAAATCCATGCCTCCCAGCCCCTCTCCTACATCCTTGGCCGGTATGATCCGGTTGTCTGAAAGCAGCTGCATAGTTTTTCCTAAAATCCTCTGCTCCTGTCCTGCCCGGAATTTTAAATCGCTGGCAGAGTATGCTGTGATCATATAATATAAGCTTAAAAATACAGAGGGGAATTTCTGCTGGTCAGCGCCGCTGTTAATCATTCCCTGCATTCTGATATCCCCATTTTCCCTGATATCATAAAGGTAAATGCCCAGAATAAAATCTCCTTTTTCGGCAGGGCTGCAAAGACCTACGCTGTTCTGATCCTGAATCAGCTCCGGCACCAGGCCCTCTGCCAGCATATCTTTTATTTTTCCTCCCACTTCTGCAATTACTGTATATTTTCCCATAATCCAGTTACCTCTTCTCTTGATCTATTCCAAAAACGCTCCTGGTCCTGCCTGCATATCCCCTTCCCGGCTGTCAGTCTGGCTGTTTTCCTCACTGCTATTCTGACTGCTGCTCTGGCCGCCTTCCCCAGAATCCTGGCTATTATTTTCCTGACCGTCTTCCCCGGAATCCTGATTATCTTCCTGGCCGGCATCTTCAGTATTTTCATCTGCCTCCAGCTCTGCTTTGGAGGTTACTAAAATTCCGTTGCGGAATTCTCCTTCCTCCTCTGCTTTTCCTGTAGCAGGATCATAGAGAATGCCGGAGCCGCTGTATACTCCAAGGAGAAATCCTCCCTCATAAAGCACTGCCCCTGAAGCATCGTAAAGAATTCCCTGTGCATCATAAAGATTATTGCGGAATTCTCCTTCATATATTTTATAGCTGGTTACAGGATCATACTGAACTCCCTGGCCGCTGTACTGACCTGCCAAAAAGCCTCCCTCATAAATCAATATTCCCTGCGCGTATTCACGTCCGGTTCCGCTTCTTAAACCCTGGTCAAATTCTCCTTCATAAACCAGCAAGCCTTCTTCATCATAGCTTTTTCCCTGACCCTGAAACTGTCCTTTCTGAAAATTGCCCTGATATTCTATTGTGCCGTTTTCCCGGTAAAGAGTTCCCTCCCCCGTCATTTGACCGTTCTCATATCCGCCCTGGTATTTTACATTGCCGTTTTCATACTTTAAGGTTACCTGGCCCCCTGAAAATCCAGATCCTTCAAATATTCCGGCTGCAGTCATCAAACCATCCTCATAAGATTTTCCTGTGCCGTCCATTTGGTTATCCTTAAAACCGCCTCTGTATACTACCTGGCCGTTTTTATATAATACACCTTCACCCTCGTATTTTCCTGAGGCAAACTCTCCTTCATAAATCTTCTGGCCTTCACTGTACAATACTCCGGTTCCGGAATAATTTCCCTGTTCAAACTCTCCTTTGTATACTACTTGTCCCTGGCTGTCGTAGAGAACGCCTTTCCCGCTGTACAGCCCTTTGTCAAAATTTCCTTCATAATGTTTCTTTCCGTTTTTCTGGTACAGCACTCCGCTGCCCTCATACTCTCCTGAGGAAAATCCTCCCTCATAGCACACCATTCCCCCTTCATAGTAGGAAATGCCCTGCCTCTCATACTTGTTTAAATCAAAATTACCCTGATATTTCAGATCGCCGGAGGGGTAATAAAGCTCCCCGTACCCGCTGTACATTTCCATCTGAAATCCTCCGGTATAAATTTTATTTCCGTCATAATCGTAGAGCTGGCCGCTGCCTGTTAAGCGCCCCTCTTCCATTTTTCCTTCATACAGCACATTGCCTGTGGCCCTGTCTGTAAGGCGCACTTTTCCTGTATAAGCTACAATGCCCTCTGCATCCACAGGCATGGTTTTTACTAAATACCTGGACTGAATTACAGGATAAATGTAATTGATCACAAGAGCAGGCAGTACAATGGCTAAAAGTACCAGCAGATATAAAAGCCTTTTGGCAATATAATGCTCTCCAAAAAATACATAAGCTTTTAAGGTTCTGGGAGGCTCCTTCAGCTTTTTCACTTCCTGCATTACATCATTTGTAGCTCTTCTGGCAATGGAATTAGGCTGAGCCATATTTTTGCCTTTTCTCACCAGAGTAGTCACCGGCATCATAAAGGTTCTGCCCATCCGCCTGATATATGTATCCATACTGGATTTAAAATCTGATGAATTTCCAAATTTCATGATGCTTCTCTCCCATATCCCTTATCTGCTCTCCGGCAGATGCCTGAGGGCCAGATGATTCCTGTATTTTTAGTGTTCCGATTGAGTAATAATTATCAGCCGTCCCAGGTTCTTTGCCAACCTGTCTGATAGAAAGTACAAGATAAACCACAGCCAGAACTAAAATCCCCACCGCTGCAAGATTTTTCAAAAATCCCCCTGCCCGCTTTATTTTTTCCCACATGCGAAAAGCAAAGCTTTCCGGCTTCAGCTGTTCTTTTTTTCTGTCGGCCCACTCTCTGTATATATCTTGAAATCTGCCGTAAATTTCTAAAAGATTTTGAAATTTTCCATCCCTCAGATCATAAATCATAGTTTCCATAGGAGGAAAAGCCCTGATCTCCAGCTCCTCCCTGTAAAGCTCCCAGAAAATGCTCGCCAGCCCTTCTGTTCCCTGTAAAAAAGTACACTCTCTAAAACAATCTAAATTCTTTAAATCGTATTCCAGCCTTACCTCCAGGGAACGGCTGACTACTACCAGCTTAGAATCCATAGCAGCCTGGAAAAAATAATCCGGCAGGTCTAAAAGTACCATTTGTTCCAGCAGATTTTTTCCTATCTCCATCCGCTCTTTCAGGCTGCAGCTTTCTTCCAACTTTTTGGACAAACTTTCCCCTGTATTATGGACCATAACCAAATACAGATTTTGGGCGTCTGTAAAGAAATCCAGAAAATCTGTAAATGACTGGCTGTGAATCTGATCCATAAAAAACCTGATTTCATCACCGCTTACACTTTTTAGGTCCTGCCTGGCTATGCGGCAGTCTTTCTGTTCTTTTTCCTCCCGACAGATATACTGGACGATTTCTCCATCGCTTTCCCACTCCCGGATTACCCTGTATTGCTTTGAAAGATTGCGGATTATCATATTTCTACTCCCTTACTACAACAAACAATGAAGCTTTTATCTCAGGGGCTCCCTGACACTCGGCAGTCACCTCGTATACTCCCGGCATGTTGGGAGCTGTGTACATACCGTCCTGGCTGATAAAGCCCTGGTTATTTCCGGCTGTGCTCCATAATACCTGGGTTCCCGGCATTCCCTCGCAGACTGCCTCCAGATAACAAGATTCTCTAACTCGCATCTCCAATTTTCCCGGAAGTATATAAATTCTCTTTTCTTTGTCTCCTTCTTCCTCCTGTTCTGCCATTACTGCTTTCCAGTGAATCACTGCGTCCTGGCTGCTGGAAGCCTCTAAAAGTCTTAATCCAATCACAAAGGAGCCCTTTGCCATATCTGCTCTGGCAGCGATTTCCGCCCTGATACCCATCTGCTCAAAAACCTCCGAAGACCCGCTGTAAAGCATGTCCTCCTCCTGAAGGCTCAGTTCAATATGTACAGGACCCAGACCTAAACCGTGAAAAATTTCATGGGAGAAGAACCTTTGTCCCCGTTTTCCTCCTACGCCCAGATTTATTTTCACTGTACCCTGGGCCGTTTTCCACTGTCTTCCTTCTGTTTCCTTAGGCGCTCTGTCCTTTTTCTCTAAAACTACGCCTGAATCTAAACTGGATTTCTGCTTTTCCAGATTTTTAATTTCCTGTCTCAGCAGCTCCGTCATGCTCATAATCAGACAGCTGCTGTAAACATACTGATCAAACGGCATGTTTTCTACTCTGTCTATGACATAAGCATCCTCTGTCTTTATTAGATAGATTCTGCTTAAATAAATTCCCTGAGGATAATTATCCCTGACAGCTTCTACCATAGCTTCCTGGAAAAACTGCTCCTTCACCTGACTGATTCTGTCTCTGCACACTACCGGAATGGAAAATCCCTTTTCTGATGAAAGCTTCTTTTCCTCTGTTCCGTAACGGAGACAAAATCTTTGAGGACTTATTTTAAATTCTGCTTCCCCCTCTTTCAGATCCAAAGCTTTTAATCTGTATGTTTTCTCTGCCTTTCCCGCTCTCTGCAGTACTGTTTCCTCCACAGCTACTTCCATGGAGCCCCGACCGCCGCAGAATACTCCTGACAATTCTTCCGTAAAATTCAGAGAAATCATTGCCGGATTCCCCTTATTTTCAACTGTAACAGACATCTCAAATTCTTCATTTGCCTGCACAAATTTTGGATATTTCTGGATTACAGTAAGCTGGCTGTCCTGATAAAGAATTGTTCTGCTGTACATCAGGCTGTCCACTGTAAGAGATACCTTGTCCGGCTCTCTGTCCGTCAAATAAAGGCGGTATCCTTCTCTGCTTTTATCGTAGTCAATTTTGTCTGTTCTAAAGTCTCTTCCTCCAGCCGCATTATAAGCCGGCATTTTATCCTGCTCGTCATACTCCAAGCAAAGATACACATAATCTCCTCGCCTGTTTTCCATTACAGTTTCAAAACCATCTATAGTAGACAATTTTCTTATTACAGGAGTGTCAGAAACAATCTCCCTGCCGGCAAAATCTAACGCCAATCCTGCCTCCACAGAAATACTTTTTTCATCTACCTCTACAACCTGGAACCCGGCGGCTACGCCGACGCCGTGAAGAAAACGATTATGAAGTCTTCTTTTATCGTTCATATATCGCTGTTCCTGTATAAAATCCTGCTCTGTCAGCAGTTTTCCGTAGTAATACTGATTTCTGTCAAAGGGAAAATACTTTAAATTTTTCATTTTCTATCTCCTTCCTCCACTCCGCTTCCGATTACTGTAAATGGAATAGCCGACAAACCGTCCAAGGTCAACGGACGATACTGTCCCAGGCTGCTGTTAATTCCCAGGTAAGAATAATCTCCCAGAAAAATATACGGCTTCAGCGGCACAATTCTCACTTCCATATAAGCCGGCGCAGCTTCCCTCACCAGCCTTTCAAGGGCCTGATAATCTCTGGATGACGACAAATATTTTTCTTTTACCAAAAGCGTAAATACATTAGGCTCCCGTCCGTAAAGCCTTTCCAGCTCCATTTTTTTCTCTCCCAAAGCCTTAAATTCTCTTGTCTGCCACTCTTCCACAATGAAAGGTTCTTCTCCAGTGTAGAGAGCTACCATTTCTGCCAGCCCTTTTTTCGTTCCTCTTATTTCAAACAGCCGGGTAGCTT
The window above is part of the Lachnoclostridium edouardi genome. Proteins encoded here:
- a CDS encoding DUF4280 domain-containing protein produces the protein MGFCVLGGAMLQCSFGMAPSTLNVLPAAKVMSSMALASIMDNVPMVNIMPFGMCSSMANPTVAAATAAALGTLTPMPCIPVIPGPWVPGSPTVLVGNKPALNNSCSLMCAYGGTIKIQNPGTTNIQVK
- a CDS encoding DUF4255 domain-containing protein, which encodes MGKYTVIAEVGGKIKDMLAEGLVPELIQDQNSVGLCSPAEKGDFILGIYLYDIRENGDIRMQGMINSGADQQKFPSVFLSLYYMITAYSASDLKFRAGQEQRILGKTMQLLSDNRIIPAKDVGEGLGGMDLRIDMLDMDIDEKMKIWNDQSKPYRTSLFYRVAPVELESEKLRTITRIREMDLVFQDKDGE
- a CDS encoding MORN repeat-containing protein, which produces MKFGNSSDFKSSMDTYIRRMGRTFMMPVTTLVRKGKNMAQPNSIARRATNDVMQEVKKLKEPPRTLKAYVFFGEHYIAKRLLYLLVLLAIVLPALVINYIYPVIQSRYLVKTMPVDAEGIVAYTGKVRLTDRATGNVLYEGKMEEGRLTGSGQLYDYDGNKIYTGGFQMEMYSGYGELYYPSGDLKYQGNFDLNKYERQGISYYEGGMVCYEGGFSSGEYEGSGVLYQKNGKKHYEGNFDKGLYSGKGVLYDSQGQVVYKGEFEQGNYSGTGVLYSEGQKIYEGEFASGKYEGEGVLYKNGQVVYRGGFKDNQMDGTGKSYEDGLMTAAGIFEGSGFSGGQVTLKYENGNVKYQGGYENGQMTGEGTLYRENGTIEYQGNFQKGQFQGQGKSYDEEGLLVYEGEFDQGLRSGTGREYAQGILIYEGGFLAGQYSGQGVQYDPVTSYKIYEGEFRNNLYDAQGILYDASGAVLYEGGFLLGVYSGSGILYDPATGKAEEEGEFRNGILVTSKAELEADENTEDAGQEDNQDSGEDGQENNSQDSGEGGQSSSQNSSEENSQTDSREGDMQAGPGAFLE